One Brassica oleracea var. oleracea cultivar TO1000 chromosome C7, BOL, whole genome shotgun sequence genomic window carries:
- the LOC106306419 gene encoding uncharacterized protein LOC106306419, producing MQTSFSLIQTVAISGVFSAVSCWYGFMFGRESARKELGGLIEELRRGDPESSSLRFGERIS from the exons ATGCAGACATCCTTCTCGTTGATCCAGACGGTGGCAATCTCCGGCGTATTCTCCGCCGTCTCTTGCTG GTATGGATTCATGTTCGGTAGAGAATCGGCCAGAAAAGAGCTCGGCGGCTTGATCGAAGAACTCCGTCGCGGAGATCCAGAATCTTCTTCTCTTCGATTCGGAGAAAGAATCTCTTAG
- the LOC106306418 gene encoding beta-amylase 3, chloroplastic, with protein MELTLNSSSSLIKRKDAKSSRIQENSSNMSFAKTKPPTYQFQAKSSVKEMKFTHEKTYKPESETTERWEKLHVLSYPHPKNDSSVPVFVMLPLDTVTMSGHLNKPRAMNASLMALKGAGVEGVMVDAWWGLVEKDGPMKYNWEGYAELIQMVQKHGLKLQVVMSFHQCGGNVGDSCSIPLPPWVLEEISKNPDLVYTDKSGRRNPEYISLGCDSVPVLRGRTPIQVYSDFMRSFRERFDNYIGGVIAEIQVGMGPCGELRYPSYPESNGTWRFPGIGEFQCYDKYMKSSLQAYAELIGKTNWGTSGPHDAGEYKNLPEDTEFFRRDGTWNSEYGKFFMEWYSGKLLEHGDKLLSSAKAIFQGSGAKLSGKVAGIHWHYNTRSHAAELTAGYYNTRNHDGYLPIAKMFNKHGVVLNFTCMEMKDGEQPEHANCSPEGLVKQVQNATRQAGTELAGENALERYDSSAFGQVVATNRSDSGNGLTAFTYLRMNKRLFEGQNWQQLVEFVKNMKEGGHGRRLSEEDTTGSDLYVGFVGSKISETVEEAALV; from the exons ATGGAATTAACACTGAATTCCTCGAGTTCTCTAATCAAACGTAAAGATGCCAAAAGCTCAAGAATCCAAGAAAATTCCTCAAACATGTCCTTTGCCAAAACGAAGCCACCAACTTATCAGTTCCAGGCAAAGAGCTCTGTCAAGGAAATGAAGTTCACTCATGAGAAGACCTACAAGCCAGAAAGTGAAACCACAGAGAGGTGGGAGAAGCTCCACGTTCTCTCATACCCACACCCCAAGAACGACTCTAGCGTTCCTGTTTTCGTTATGTTGCCACTAGACACGGTAACAATGTCAGGGCACTTGAACAAACCAAGAGCCATGAACGCTAGTTTGATGGCTCTAAAAGGAGCCGGTGTGGAAGGTGTAATGGTTGATGCTTGGTGGGGATTGGTTGAGAAAGATGGACCTATGAAGTATAACTGGGAAGGCTATGCTGAGCTTATACAGATGGTTCAGAAGCACGGTCTCAAACTCCAGGTTGTTATGTCTTTCCATCAATGTGGAGGAAACGTTGGAGACTCTTGCAG TATTCCCTTGCCTCCATGGGTGCTTGAAGAGATCAGCAAGAACCCTGATCTTGTCTACACAGACAAATCTGGGAGAAGGAATCCTGAGTACATCTCCTTGGGATGTGACTCTGTGCCTGTCCTAAGAGGAAGGACACCTATCCAGGTCTACTCAGATTTCATGAGGAGCTTCCGTGAAAGATTCGATAATTACATAGGAGGAGTTATTGCG GAAATTCAAGTGGGAATGGGACCTTGTGGAGAACTGAGATACCCATCATACCCTGAGAGCAATGGGACATGGAGGTTCCCAGGAATTGGAGAGTTCCAGTGCTATGACAAG TATATGAAATCGTCGCTTCAGGCATATGCTGAATTAATAGGGAAAACAAACTGGGGAACAAGTGGACCTCACGACGCCGGAGAGTACAAGAACCTCCCAGAAGACACTGAGTTTTTCAGGAGAGACGGAACATGGAACAGCGAGTACGGAAAGTTCTTCATGGAATGGTACTCCGGGAAGCTACTAGAGCACGGAGACAAGCTCCTGTCTTCAGCCAAAGCAATCTTTCAAGGCTCCGGAGCTAAGCTATCAGGAAAAGTAGCAGGGATCCACTGGCACTACAACACAAGGTCACACGCCGCCGAGCTAACCGCAGGTTACTACAACACAAGAAACCACGACGGGTATCTCCCAATAGCCAAGATGTTCAACAAACACGGCGTCGTGCTAAACTTCACCTGCATGGAGATGAAAGACGGCGAACAGCCCGAGCACGCGAACTGCTCTCCTGAAGGTCTGGTCAAGCAAGTGCAGAACGCAACGAGGCAGGCTGGAACCGAGCTAGCGGGGGAGAACGCGTTGGAGAGATACGACTCGAGCGCGTTCGGACAAGTGGTTGCAACGAACAGGTCGGACTCGGGGAACGGGTTGACAGCGTTTACTTACCTGAGGATGAACAAGAGGCTGTTCGAGGGTCAGAACTGGCAGCAGCTGGTGGAGTTTGTGAAGAACATGAAGGAAGGTGGACATGGGAGGAGACTCTCTGAGGAAGACACAACGGGGAGTGATCTTTATGTTGGATTTGTGGGAAGCAAGATCTCTGAGACGGTTGAGGAAGCTGCTCTAGTGTAG
- the LOC106303683 gene encoding poly(U)-specific endoribonuclease-B yields MEGLIKGLADVAFGGGDERRGGDDDRDERPRSTWANVVSGEDDDQNRAGGSVPSPHGRRQNPEENQWEKKGERMSTRHSNKEENEYAGQVTEQQDSSENQKEDNDGWETVGKKKPARQSHKVKKEQWQGYKCPASEQQYSDDVETHGGDLEPSQLELSGLSEACNKLWELDSNRLVPGNDYQIDCGDGKRVHERSDMAEGLLFSWVSDEVFRKPTFARFCSLLDNYNPHEGYKEVVTQEERQEQAAFIEEISRTAIIKYLHKYLVLKDVAPGSYQEFKRMLTSLWFDLYGRGGTSGSSSAFEHVFVGEIKQCGGVQVSGFHNWLQFYLEEAKGSVDYQGYIFPRRRGEIPDSETQLLTIQFEWNGVLKSVSSTLVGVSPEFELALYTMCFFMGREDNHIQLGPYSVNVKCYRLGNNRIGSAFPIAES; encoded by the exons GATCAGAACCGCGCGGGAGGATCGGTGCCATCGCCTCATGGTCGACGCCAAAATCCAGAG GAGAATCAATGGGAGAAGAAAGGAGAAAGGATGTCCACAAGACATTCAAACAAG GAAGAGAATGAGTATGCTGGTCAAGTAACCGAGCAGCAAGACTCCTCG GAGAACCAGAAAGAAGACAACGACGGTTGGGAAACCGTGGGGAAAAAGAAACCTGCAAGACAATCTCATAAG GTCAAGAAGGAGCAATGGCAAGGCTACAAATGCCCAGCGAGTGAACAACAATACTCAGACGACGTTGAAACACATGGAGGAGACCTAGAGCCCTCACAGCTAGAGCTCTCAGGCCTCTCAGAAGCTTGCAACAAACTCTGGGAGCTCGACTCGAACCGCCTCGTCCCCGGAAACGATTACCAAATCGACTGTGGAGATGGGAAAAGAGTCCACGAGAGATCAGACATGGCTGAAGGGCTACTCTTCTCTTGGGTGAGCGACGAGGTCTTCAGAAAACCGACTTTCGCTAGGTTCTGCTCTTTGCTTGACAACTACAACCCACACGAAGGTTACAAAGAAGTTGTCACTCAAGAAGAGAGGCAAGAGCAAGCTGCTTTCATCGAAGAGATTAGCAGAACCGCTATTATTAAGTACCTTCACAAGTACCTTGTCCTGAAGGACGTCGCTCCTGGAAGCTACCAAGAGTTCAAGAGGATGCTTACAAGTCTCTGGTTCGATCTTTATGGACGTGGAGGTACCTCTGGCTCCTCTTCTGCCTTTGAGCATGTCTTTGTAGGTGAGATCAAACAGTGTGGTGGAGTACAAGTCTCTGGCTTCCATAACTGGCTTCAGTTTTACCTAGAGGAAGCCAAAGGATCTGTTGACTACCAAGGCTATATATTTCCCCGACGCCGTGGTGAAATT CCTGATTCAGAGACTCAGCTGCTAACGATCCAGTTCGAGTGGAACGGTGTTTTAAAATCAGTGTCAAGTACACTAGTTGGAGTAAGTCCAGAGTTTGAGTTGGCTCTGTACACAATGTGTTTCTTCATGGGAAGGGAAGACAACCACATTCAGTTGGGTCCATACAGTGTCAATGTCAAGTGTTACCGACTTGGCAACAACCGTATTGGCTCAGCTTTCCCCATTGCAGAATCTTGA